One genomic segment of Fusobacterium nucleatum includes these proteins:
- a CDS encoding phosphatidate cytidylyltransferase, whose protein sequence is MFKWNRVLVALIGIPLLLFVYAGESFFRINLYGLPMLIFTNLVIGIGTYEFYKMIKISGKEVYDKFGIIVAIIIPNLVYLSNRSSYLEQKLIAVVLIVATIFMLTYRVFRNQIKGTLEKVSYTLLGIIYVSVFFSQIINLYFLGAVFPLILQVLVWVSDTSAGIVGVTIGRKFFKNGFTEISPKKSVEGALGSIIFTGLAFVLIIFFNERITGITLGQVFITFIMGAIVSVVAQIGDLIESLFKRECGVKDSGTILMGHGGVLDRFDSMILVLPFVTMVLYFFHLYISYQYGI, encoded by the coding sequence ATGTTTAAGTGGAATAGAGTTTTAGTTGCATTGATAGGGATTCCATTATTATTATTTGTTTATGCAGGTGAGAGTTTTTTTAGGATAAATCTTTATGGATTACCTATGCTAATTTTTACAAATCTAGTTATAGGCATAGGAACTTATGAATTTTACAAGATGATAAAAATATCAGGGAAAGAAGTATATGATAAATTTGGTATAATTGTTGCTATAATAATTCCAAACTTAGTATATCTTAGCAATAGAAGTAGTTATTTAGAGCAAAAATTGATTGCAGTTGTGTTAATAGTTGCAACTATTTTTATGTTAACATATAGAGTTTTTAGAAATCAAATAAAAGGGACTTTGGAGAAAGTATCTTATACTTTACTAGGAATAATATATGTATCTGTGTTTTTCTCACAAATAATAAATCTCTATTTTTTAGGAGCAGTATTTCCATTAATTCTTCAAGTTTTAGTTTGGGTGTCAGATACATCAGCTGGAATAGTTGGAGTTACAATAGGAAGAAAATTTTTTAAAAATGGCTTTACAGAAATAAGTCCAAAAAAGTCTGTTGAAGGAGCATTGGGTTCAATCATTTTTACAGGATTAGCATTTGTTTTAATCATCTTTTTTAATGAAAGAATTACTGGAATAACATTGGGACAAGTCTTTATAACATTTATTATGGGAGCTATAGTATCTGTTGTTGCTCAAATTGGAGATTTAATAGAATCATTATTTAAAAGAGAATGTGGAGTTAAAGATTCTGGAACTATACTTATGGGACATGGTGGAGTATTAGATAGATTTGATAGTATGATATTAGTTTTACCTTTTGTAACTATGGTGCTATATTTCTTTCATCTATATATAAGTTATCAATATGGAATTTAA
- a CDS encoding thymidylate kinase, producing MGKIIVIEGTDSSGKETQTKLLYERVKKIYDKTIKISFPNYDSPACEPVKMYLAGKFGIDATKVNPYPISTMYAIDRYASFKQDWEKKYIDDYVIITDRYVTSNMIHQASKIKNNKEKEEYLRWLVDLEYNKNKIPEPDIVIFLKMPIDKAKELMENRKNKIDGSEKKDIHEVNEDYLKKSYDNATAISKKYNWCEIECVENNKIKSIEKINDEIFFKIKEIVGG from the coding sequence ATGGGAAAAATAATTGTTATAGAGGGTACTGATTCAAGTGGAAAAGAAACTCAAACAAAATTATTGTATGAAAGAGTAAAAAAAATATATGATAAAACTATAAAAATTTCTTTTCCTAATTATGATAGTCCTGCTTGTGAGCCAGTTAAAATGTATTTGGCAGGAAAATTTGGAATAGATGCAACTAAGGTAAATCCTTATCCTATATCAACTATGTATGCTATTGATAGATATGCTTCTTTCAAACAAGATTGGGAGAAAAAATATATTGACGATTATGTTATAATAACAGATAGATATGTAACTTCAAATATGATACATCAAGCCTCTAAAATTAAAAATAATAAAGAAAAAGAAGAATATTTGAGGTGGCTTGTAGATTTGGAGTATAATAAAAATAAAATTCCAGAACCAGATATAGTTATTTTTTTGAAAATGCCAATAGACAAAGCAAAAGAGCTTATGGAAAATAGAAAAAATAAAATAGATGGTTCAGAAAAAAAAGATATACATGAAGTGAATGAAGATTATTTAAAAAAATCTTATGATAATGCAACAGCTATTTCAAAAAAATATAATTGGTGTGAAATAGAATGTGTTGAAAACAATAAAATTAAAAGTATAGAGAAAATAAATGATGAAATTTTCTTTAAAATAAAAGAGATAGTAGGAGGATAA
- the dxr gene encoding 1-deoxy-D-xylulose-5-phosphate reductoisomerase: MKKILILGSTGSIGTNALELIRNNREHYQVIGISGNKNIELLKNQIEEFKPTFIYVGTEQDALNLKKEYSFLKEVYFGENGLAELSKNSDYDIILTAVSGAIGIDATVEAIKREKRIALANKETMVSAGIYINKLLKEYPKAKIVPVDSEHSALFQSLQGFKKEDVKKLIITASGGTFRGKNLAYLENVTVEQALKHPNWSMGKKITIDSSTLVNKGLEVIEAHELFNIDYDDIKVVIHPQSIIHSMVEYVDGSIIAQMGVANMKTPILYAFTYPEKEFNSSINFLDLIKNNNLTFEEADRKVFKGIDLAYRAGKTGDTMPTVFNASNEIAVELFMKKKIKFLDIYRIIEESMNSHQVVTLNIDNALNIIKEVDRETRKKVREQWEK; encoded by the coding sequence ATGAAAAAGATTTTAATTCTTGGCTCAACTGGAAGTATAGGAACAAATGCTCTTGAACTTATTAGAAATAATAGAGAACATTATCAAGTTATTGGTATCAGTGGAAATAAAAATATAGAACTATTAAAAAATCAAATTGAAGAATTTAAACCTACATTTATTTATGTTGGTACTGAACAAGATGCTTTAAACTTAAAAAAAGAATATTCTTTTTTAAAAGAAGTTTATTTTGGAGAAAATGGACTAGCAGAACTTTCTAAAAATTCTGATTATGATATTATATTGACAGCAGTAAGTGGAGCAATTGGTATAGATGCAACAGTTGAGGCAATAAAAAGAGAGAAGAGAATAGCTCTTGCTAACAAGGAAACTATGGTATCAGCAGGAATATATATAAATAAGCTTTTAAAAGAATATCCAAAAGCAAAAATTGTTCCAGTAGATAGTGAACATTCAGCATTATTCCAATCATTACAAGGTTTTAAAAAAGAAGATGTGAAGAAATTAATAATAACAGCAAGTGGAGGAACATTTAGAGGAAAAAACTTAGCATACTTAGAAAATGTTACTGTGGAGCAAGCATTAAAACATCCAAATTGGTCTATGGGTAAAAAAATTACGATTGATTCTTCAACTTTGGTAAATAAAGGGCTTGAAGTTATAGAAGCTCATGAGTTATTTAATATAGATTATGATGATATTAAGGTTGTTATACATCCACAAAGTATAATTCATTCCATGGTTGAATATGTAGATGGAAGTATTATAGCACAAATGGGAGTGGCTAATATGAAGACTCCAATACTTTATGCTTTTACTTATCCTGAAAAAGAATTTAATTCTTCAATAAATTTTTTAGATTTAATAAAAAATAATAATTTAACTTTTGAAGAAGCTGATAGAAAAGTTTTTAAAGGAATTGATTTAGCTTATAGAGCTGGAAAAACTGGAGATACTATGCCAACAGTTTTTAATGCTTCAAATGAAATTGCAGTTGAATTATTTATGAAAAAGAAAATAAAATTTTTAGATATTTATAGAATTATTGAAGAAAGTATGAATAGTCATCAAGTAGTAACTTTAAATATTGATAATGCTTTAAATATCATAAAAGAAGTTGATAGAGAAACAAGAAAGAAAGTGAGAGAGCAATGGGAAAAATAA
- the queA gene encoding tRNA preQ1(34) S-adenosylmethionine ribosyltransferase-isomerase QueA — MSTYLSDYDYFLPEELIGQKPREPRDSAKLMLIDRKNGSVEHKNFYNIIDYLQKGDVLVRNATKVIPARIFGHKDTGGVLEILLIKRITLDTWECLLKPAKKLKLGQKLYIGENKELIAELLEVKEDGNRILKFYHEGSFEEILDKLGSMPLPPYITRKLENKDRYQTVYAQRGESVAAPTAGLHFTEELLKKILDKGVEIVDIFLEVGLGTFRPVQTVNVLEHKMHEESFEISEKAAKIINEAKTEGRRIISVGTTATRALESSVDENGKLIAQKKDTGIFIYPGYKFKIVDALITNFHLPKSTLLMLVSAFYDREKMLEIYNLAVKEKYHFFSFGDSMFIY, encoded by the coding sequence ATGTCAACTTATCTGAGTGATTATGATTATTTTTTACCTGAAGAACTTATAGGTCAGAAACCAAGAGAGCCAAGAGATTCAGCTAAACTTATGTTAATTGATAGAAAAAATGGAAGTGTAGAACATAAAAATTTCTATAATATAATTGACTATTTACAAAAGGGAGATGTTTTAGTTAGAAATGCTACTAAGGTTATTCCTGCTAGAATTTTTGGACATAAAGATACTGGTGGGGTTTTAGAAATTCTTTTGATTAAAAGAATTACCTTAGATACTTGGGAATGTCTTTTGAAGCCTGCTAAAAAATTGAAATTAGGTCAAAAATTGTATATAGGTGAAAATAAAGAATTGATAGCAGAACTTTTAGAAGTAAAAGAAGATGGAAACAGAATTTTAAAATTTTATCATGAAGGAAGTTTTGAAGAAATTTTAGATAAACTAGGTTCTATGCCTTTACCTCCTTATATAACAAGAAAGTTAGAAAATAAAGATAGATATCAAACTGTTTATGCTCAAAGAGGAGAGTCAGTAGCTGCTCCAACAGCAGGACTACATTTTACAGAAGAGCTATTAAAAAAAATTTTAGATAAGGGTGTAGAAATAGTTGATATTTTTTTAGAAGTAGGATTGGGGACTTTTAGACCTGTTCAAACTGTAAATGTTTTAGAACATAAAATGCATGAAGAAAGTTTTGAGATTTCAGAAAAAGCTGCTAAAATAATAAATGAAGCTAAGACAGAAGGAAGAAGAATTATATCAGTTGGAACTACTGCTACAAGAGCATTAGAATCTTCTGTTGATGAAAATGGAAAGTTGATTGCTCAAAAAAAAGATACTGGTATTTTTATCTATCCTGGGTATAAATTTAAAATTGTAGATGCTTTGATTACAAATTTTCATCTTCCTAAATCAACACTTTTAATGTTAGTTTCAGCATTCTATGATAGAGAAAAAATGCTTGAAATATATAATTTGGCAGTTAAAGAAAAATATCATTTTTTTAGCTTTGGGGATAGTATGTTTATTTACTAA
- a CDS encoding M50 family metallopeptidase, producing MTFLIAVVMLGLIIFVHELGHFLTAKLFKMPVSEFSIGMGPQVFSVDTKKTTYSFRAIPIGGYVNIEGMEVGSEVENGFSSKPAYQRFIVLFAGVFMNFLMAFVLLFATAKISGRIEYDTNAIIGGLVKGGANEQILKVDDKVLELDGKKINVWTDISEVTKKSQDKKEISALIERNGKVENLTLKLTKDEENDRVVLGISPKYKKVDLSTTESLDFAKNSFNSILTDTVKGFFTLFSGKVSLKEVSGPVGIFKVVGEVSKFGWVSIVSLCVVLSINIGVLNLLPIPALDGGRIIFVLLELVGIKFNKKWEEKLHKGGMILLLFFILMISANDIWKLFN from the coding sequence ATGACATTTTTAATTGCAGTAGTAATGCTGGGCTTAATAATATTTGTACATGAATTAGGGCATTTTTTAACTGCTAAACTTTTTAAAATGCCTGTGAGTGAATTTTCAATAGGAATGGGACCACAGGTTTTTTCAGTTGATACAAAGAAAACAACATATTCTTTTAGAGCAATTCCAATAGGAGGATATGTTAATATAGAAGGAATGGAAGTTGGAAGTGAAGTAGAAAATGGTTTTAGTTCTAAACCAGCATATCAAAGATTTATAGTTTTATTTGCAGGAGTTTTTATGAACTTCTTAATGGCATTTGTACTACTTTTTGCAACAGCTAAGATAAGTGGTAGGATAGAATATGATACTAATGCCATCATAGGTGGTTTAGTAAAAGGTGGAGCTAATGAGCAAATATTAAAAGTAGATGATAAAGTTTTAGAATTAGATGGAAAAAAAATAAATGTATGGACAGATATTTCAGAAGTTACAAAAAAATCACAAGATAAGAAAGAGATATCTGCGTTGATAGAAAGAAATGGTAAAGTAGAAAATTTAACTTTAAAATTAACAAAAGATGAAGAAAATGATAGGGTTGTATTAGGAATTTCTCCAAAATATAAAAAGGTTGATTTATCAACAACAGAAAGTTTAGATTTTGCAAAAAATTCTTTTAACTCAATACTAACAGATACTGTAAAAGGTTTTTTTACTCTTTTTTCAGGTAAGGTTAGCTTAAAAGAAGTTAGCGGGCCTGTTGGAATTTTTAAAGTTGTAGGAGAAGTATCAAAATTTGGTTGGGTATCTATTGTAAGTTTATGTGTTGTTCTTTCAATAAATATAGGAGTATTAAATTTACTGCCTATACCTGCACTTGATGGAGGAAGAATTATTTTCGTACTTTTAGAGCTTGTTGGAATAAAGTTTAACAAAAAATGGGAAGAAAAATTACATAAAGGTGGAATGATTCTTTTATTATTTTTTATTCTAATGATTAGTGCTAATGATATTTGGAAACTTTTTAATTAA
- a CDS encoding polyprenyl synthetase family protein, translated as MNDFQVYLKEKTNFFETELKKELQELSYPETIADGMEYAVLNGGKRLRPFLLFVTLELLNEDIKKGIKSAIALEMIHSYSLVHDDLPALDNDDYRRGKLTTHKVFGEAEGILIGDSLLTYAFYVLSQKNLELLSSKQIVNIISKTSEYAGINGMIGGQMIDIESENKKIDLETLKYIHSHKTGKLIKLPIEIACIIANLEKDKREILEEYADLIGLAFQVKDDILDVEGTFEDLGKPVGSDIDLHKATYPSILGMEESKKILNDTVEKAKKIIKNNFGEEKGEILISLADFIKNRNK; from the coding sequence ATGAATGATTTCCAAGTTTATTTAAAAGAAAAAACTAATTTTTTTGAAACTGAATTAAAAAAAGAATTACAAGAACTTTCCTACCCTGAAACTATCGCTGATGGTATGGAATATGCTGTTTTAAATGGTGGAAAAAGATTAAGACCTTTTTTACTTTTTGTAACATTAGAATTGTTAAATGAGGATATAAAAAAAGGTATAAAGTCTGCAATAGCATTAGAGATGATACATTCATATTCTCTTGTTCATGATGACTTGCCAGCCCTTGACAATGATGATTATAGAAGAGGGAAATTAACAACACATAAAGTTTTTGGTGAAGCAGAGGGAATACTTATAGGAGATTCACTTTTAACTTATGCTTTTTATGTTCTTTCTCAAAAAAATTTAGAATTGTTATCTTCTAAACAGATTGTAAATATCATTTCAAAAACTTCTGAATATGCAGGAATAAATGGAATGATAGGTGGACAGATGATAGATATTGAAAGTGAAAATAAGAAAATAGATTTGGAAACTTTAAAATATATTCATAGTCATAAAACAGGAAAACTTATTAAACTACCTATTGAAATAGCTTGTATCATTGCTAATTTAGAAAAAGATAAAAGAGAAATTTTGGAAGAATATGCAGATTTAATTGGTTTGGCTTTTCAAGTTAAAGATGATATTTTAGATGTTGAAGGAACTTTTGAAGATTTGGGAAAACCTGTGGGCAGTGATATTGATTTACATAAGGCTACTTATCCAAGTATTTTAGGAATGGAAGAAAGTAAAAAAATTCTAAATGATACTGTTGAAAAAGCTAAGAAAATTATTAAAAACAATTTTGGAGAAGAAAAAGGGGAAATTTTAATTTCTCTTGCAGATTTTATAAAAAATAGAAATAAATAG
- the xseB gene encoding exodeoxyribonuclease VII small subunit → MGKNTFEENLENLDKIIESLESGELSLDDAIKEYENAMKLIKSSSKILNEAEGKLLKVIEKNGEIDIEEI, encoded by the coding sequence ATGGGTAAAAATACTTTTGAAGAAAATTTAGAAAATTTAGATAAAATTATTGAATCATTAGAAAGTGGAGAACTTAGTTTAGATGATGCAATAAAAGAATATGAAAATGCTATGAAACTTATAAAATCATCTTCTAAAATATTGAATGAAGCTGAGGGTAAGTTATTAAAAGTTATTGAAAAAAATGGAGAAATAGATATAGAGGAGATTTAA
- the rsmD gene encoding 16S rRNA (guanine(966)-N(2))-methyltransferase RsmD — translation MRIIAGEAKNRIIKTRKGFDTRPTLESVKESLFSIIAPYIEDSIFLDLFSGSGSISLEAISRGAKRAVMIEKDGEALKYIIENIDNLGFSDRCRAYKNDAIRAIEILGRKNEKFDIIFMDPPYQDNVTKKVLKAIDKANILAEDGLIICEHHLLEDLEDNIASFRKTDERKYNKKILTFYTK, via the coding sequence GTGAGAATAATAGCAGGAGAAGCTAAAAATAGAATAATAAAAACAAGAAAAGGTTTTGATACAAGACCTACCCTTGAAAGTGTTAAAGAGTCACTTTTTTCAATAATTGCTCCATATATTGAAGATAGTATTTTCCTTGACTTATTCAGTGGAAGTGGAAGTATTTCACTTGAAGCGATAAGCAGAGGTGCTAAAAGAGCAGTAATGATTGAAAAAGATGGAGAAGCATTAAAATATATTATTGAAAATATAGATAATTTAGGTTTTTCAGATAGATGTAGAGCCTATAAAAATGATGCTATTAGGGCAATAGAGATATTAGGAAGAAAAAATGAAAAATTTGATATAATTTTTATGGATCCTCCATATCAGGATAATGTTACTAAAAAAGTTTTAAAAGCAATAGATAAGGCAAATATTTTAGCAGAAGATGGACTTATTATCTGTGAACACCATTTACTTGAAGATTTGGAAGATAATATTGCTTCATTTAGAAAAACTGATGAGAGAAAATATAATAAGAAAATATTAACATTTTATACAAAATGA
- a CDS encoding isoprenyl transferase — protein sequence MEKNIPNHIAIIMDGNGRWAKKRGLARSFGHMEGAKTLRKALEYLTEIGVKYLTVYAFSTENWNRPQDEVSTLMKLFLKYIKSERKNMMKNKIRFFVSGRKNNVPEKLQKEIEKLEEETKNNDRITLNIAFNYGSRAEIVDAVNRIIKDGKENITEEDFSKYLYNDFPDPDLVIRTSGEMRISNFLLWQIAYSELYITDTLWPDFDEKEIDKAIESYNQRERRFGGVKNV from the coding sequence ATGGAAAAAAATATACCCAATCATATTGCAATAATTATGGATGGTAATGGAAGATGGGCAAAAAAAAGAGGACTTGCTAGAAGTTTTGGGCATATGGAAGGAGCAAAAACATTAAGAAAGGCTCTTGAATATTTGACAGAAATTGGAGTTAAATATTTAACTGTTTATGCTTTTTCAACAGAAAATTGGAATAGGCCACAAGATGAAGTTTCAACACTTATGAAACTATTTTTAAAATATATAAAAAGTGAAAGAAAAAATATGATGAAAAATAAGATTCGTTTTTTTGTTTCGGGTAGAAAAAACAATGTTCCAGAAAAATTACAAAAAGAAATTGAAAAGTTAGAAGAAGAAACCAAAAATAATGATAGAATAACATTAAATATAGCATTTAACTATGGTAGTAGAGCAGAAATAGTTGATGCAGTGAATAGAATAATAAAAGATGGAAAAGAAAATATAACAGAAGAAGATTTTTCTAAATATTTATATAATGATTTTCCAGATCCAGACCTAGTTATAAGAACAAGTGGTGAGATGAGAATATCAAATTTCTTATTATGGCAAATAGCTTATTCAGAGCTTTATATCACAGATACTTTATGGCCAGATTTTGATGAAAAAGAAATAGATAAGGCTATTGAAAGTTACAACCAGAGAGAAAGAAGATTTGGAGGAGTGAAAAATGTTTAA